The following DNA comes from Cellulomonas soli.
GGAGGGGACGACGGCGGTCACCACGCAGTACGAGGTCAGCCGTGCGGGCGGGGGCTCATGAGGACGACCCCGAGGCCGGCGGCGCAGCGGCGCTCAGACGCGGTCGCGCTCACCGACCAGCGCGGAGAGCACCAGGCTCACGATCGAGATCAGCAGGGCACCCAGCACGGCCGTCCCGAAGTTGTCGATCCGCAGGCCCCACGAGGTCTGCTCGGTGATCCACGCGGTCAGCATCAGCATGAGCGCGTTGACCACCAGCGTGAACAGGCCCAGCGTCAGGATGTAGAGCGGGAGCGAGAGCAGGGCCACGATCGGCTTGACGATCGCGTTGATGATGCCGAACACCAGCCCGATCAGCAGCACGATCCCCACGGTGTTCCACCCGCCGGACGAGCCGACGATCTCCAGCCCGGGCACGATCAGCGTCGCGAACCAGATCGCGATGCCGTTGACGATGACGCGGACGACGAATCCCATGGCCCGATCCTGCCATCCGTCACCCGGCGCCAGGCCGGTTCGGGTCATCGGTCCGGGTCCGGCACGGTGGCATGCTGTCCCGGTGACGCGCGTCCCCCTCCGCAAGGCCCTCGCCGACCTCCCGCCGTACGTCCCCGGCGCGCGTGCACCGATCGGTGCGGCCGCGTACAAGCTGTCCTCGAACGAGAACCCGTACCCGCCGCTGCCCGCCGTCGTGGCCGCGCTCGCGGACGCCGCGATGGACGTCAACCGGTACCCCGACATGTACGCGACCGAGCTGACGGCGGCCATCGCCGGATCGCTCGGGGTCGGGGCCGAGTCGGTCGTCACGGGCAACGGGTCGGTCGCGGTGCTCGCGCACGTCCTGGCCGCGGTGTGCGAGCCGGGCGACGAGGTCGTCCTGCCATGGAGGTCGTTCGAGGCGTACCCGATCGCGGTCACGCTCGCCGGCGCCGTCGGTGTCCCGGTGCCGCTCGCCGCGGGCGGGCGGCTCGACCTCGAGGCGCTCGCGGCGGCCGTGACCCCGCGCACCCGTGTCGTGCTGGTCTGCACGCCGAACAACCCGACGGGTCCTGCGGTGCACGCCGACGAGCTCGCCACGTTCCTCGATGCCGTCCCCTCGGACGTGCTGGTGGTGCTCGACGAGGCGTACGTGGAGTTCGTCCGTGACCCGCAGGCCGCCGACGGTCTCGCCGCGTTCGCCGCGCACCCGAACGTCGTCGTGCTGCGCACGTTCTCCAAGGCGTACGGCCTGGCCGGCCTGCGCGTCGGCTACGCGGTCGCGCGGCCCCGGCTCGCGGCGGGCATCCGCGCGGCCTCGACCCCGTTCGGTGTGAGCTCGCTCGCCCAGCATGCGGCGATCGTGTCGCTGCGGTCCGTCGGCGAGCTGATGGCGCGCGTCGACGCGATCGTCGTCGAGCGCGACCGGATGCTCGGCGGCCTGCGTGCGCAGGGCTGGGACGTGCCGGACAGCCAGGCCAACTTCGTGTGGCTGCCGCTCGGGGACCAGGCGTCGTCGTTCGCGGCGGCGGCAGGCAGGGCCGGGGTTCTGGTCCGCCCGTTCGCCGGGGACGGCGTGCGTGTGAGCGTCGGGGAGCCCGAGGCGACCGACCTGCTGCTCGAGTTCGCCTCGACCGCGCGCCACTGACCACGGGCCGGTAACCGAGCGCCGCTGAACGACCCGCTGAATGATCCGCAGCGCCCCTCGGCGGGGGTAGGCATCGGGCGTCCGCACGCCTTGGAGGGATCGCACAAGGCCCTCGCGGAACCCTTGTCGGGGGCCTGGCCGTGAAACCTACGGTCCCGTAGCCTACGCTGACGTAGGTTCGAGCCTCCTGGCCGTCCGACCCCCCGTACCGGCGCGGCGTACCCCGCCGCCGCACGTGAAGGAGAACCACGTGAGCCCGACCGGCCCGCTGACCGACGACGGCCTCGTCCGCCTGCTGACCCACACCGGCGAACGGGTCTCGCACCCCGAGTACGACCGGTACGTCGACCACCTCGACGACCACGCGCTGCTCGGCCTGCTGCGCGACATGGTCATCGTCCGACGGTTCGACACCGAGGCCACGAGCCTGCAGCGTCAGGGCGAGCTC
Coding sequences within:
- a CDS encoding phage holin family protein → MGFVVRVIVNGIAIWFATLIVPGLEIVGSSGGWNTVGIVLLIGLVFGIINAIVKPIVALLSLPLYILTLGLFTLVVNALMLMLTAWITEQTSWGLRIDNFGTAVLGALLISIVSLVLSALVGERDRV
- the hisC gene encoding histidinol-phosphate transaminase, coding for MTRVPLRKALADLPPYVPGARAPIGAAAYKLSSNENPYPPLPAVVAALADAAMDVNRYPDMYATELTAAIAGSLGVGAESVVTGNGSVAVLAHVLAAVCEPGDEVVLPWRSFEAYPIAVTLAGAVGVPVPLAAGGRLDLEALAAAVTPRTRVVLVCTPNNPTGPAVHADELATFLDAVPSDVLVVLDEAYVEFVRDPQAADGLAAFAAHPNVVVLRTFSKAYGLAGLRVGYAVARPRLAAGIRAASTPFGVSSLAQHAAIVSLRSVGELMARVDAIVVERDRMLGGLRAQGWDVPDSQANFVWLPLGDQASSFAAAAGRAGVLVRPFAGDGVRVSVGEPEATDLLLEFASTARH